The genomic window AAGAGTCGGCATCTGTCACACCTAACCAGGGAGGCTGGGCTTGGTCCTGCCCACAATACCAGCCTGAGTGTGCCAGGACACCTCTGGCCTGTCGGCATGTGGAATTTCTTCAGTCCCCCAAGCAAGCCAAGCCCTCTCATACCACCTATGACACGTGAAACGCCGCTTCTCATGCCAGGATACTCTTCCTCCGCATCTCAGCTTGGATGTCGCCTCTTCCAGAGAAGACTTCCCTGGCTTCCGGCTCAGGCAGGTGTCTCCCCTTGGGCTTCCCCATCATCACCCTGACCATGCGTGCGGGTCACCAGTGCCTGCCCAGCCCCCCAAACGTGAGCTCTTCAAGCACAGAGCCCACCCCGACTTGCTCACTACCACGTCCCCAACACTGCCTTGCACAAAGCAGAGACACAGCGAGCGTTAACAGCCTGCGAACCTCGAATTCTGGGAGTCTCACCCTGGTTCCGCCACCCTCCTGTCCAGCCTTTAGGCCCTAACTCCTCCTTCTCTGTTCTCGGCCCAGCTTACTTGCTGGATTCCCGGACATCCTTGCCTTTGCCCTGGTTCCCTGGTTCCCCTCCTGCTACTCAGCCTTGCTCACTTTGGCAGCCGGGTACTCCGTCGCCAGTACTTTGGGTCGTGGGCGTCGAACCAGCCAAACGCAGACTCTAGCAGCTGAGGAGTGGGTTAACAGAATGAGAAGAATTGACTTCCTCGGAAAAATTGGCAAGGGCAAAATCCCCCCAACACACCGCCCAAACCACTCTGTAGGTGCCCCCAAAGAGCTCACTTTCAGCAGAAGCCCCTTCATCTGGCTGCCAGCCCTGCGCTCTGGAGTCTCTCCTTCTTCCGAGTGTCTCATCAGGATGCCCACCATGTCCTCCATGAAGCTGTGCTGTAAGGGGGTTTTGTCAGGGCCTGAGCCTCCCActccctgccccctcctcctGGTACCCACCTGCTCCTCCCTGGGGCCCACTCACCACGGACTTGTAGTGACCTTCCTCAAAGCGCTGACTCACGGCTTGCAGACCACAGGGCCCTGGGTGCCGTTGCTTCCCATCCTGCCCACACTGCAATGGCGGGGGAATCAGTAGGGCTAGTGCTGGACCCAGCCCCACCCGCCCCTGCCTCCGGAGCTCTTCAGACCTGGGTGCACAGTAGCAGGGGGCCTGCCACCTTGGAGCTCAGCAGGCCCTGGAGCACTTGGCGCAGGCCCCCCCGTAGGGCCCCGTGCAGAGCCTCCCGCCACCGGGGGTGTGTGGCCCCAGCACACGGTCCGCAGGTGTACAGCACTGAGTCCGGCAGCCCTGACAGGATCTCATAGTCCTCATCTGGGagagcagagagggagaggagaaggcGGCTAAGGCGGTACGAGGACTTCTCACTGCCCCTGGACTACCAAGGACGCCCAGCCACCTGTTCTCTAAGAGCAGGAGAGGGAtagggcagcctgcttccgtaaagatcaccgCCTTGAGAaccagagcagttctactctgtccttcagggttgctttAAGTCAGCACCGGCTCAGCGGCAGCGGGGTGGTGCTACTCTGGGGGGCGGGCAGGGACCTGCACAGGCGGAACCACCCACCAACCTGAGAGCCCCTCGCATTTGGCATGCACCCAGTGGTCACACTGTGCACACTGCATCATCTTGCTCTCGTAGTCATTGTCCTCGTAGCAGCGCGTGCAAATCGGGCAGTAGTTTCCTGGACAAAAAGGCAGAAGGCAGAGCCCAGGGGCTGCGGTTACCACCTGCCCCGGAGAGGCCCTCGACCGCTTCGAGGACGGCCTCCAGGATGCCCTCATCTTGGATCCTCAGCATTCCCGAGAAGCTGGGGGAGGGCAGTGCCTCTTCTCCAGCTCTGCAGCCCCCAGTGCCTCATGGAGAACGGGGCCTAAGTGTGCTGCCACGACGAGTGAGGAAAACCTGggtttttaaaccactcagtagaGAGTTAAGTCCCAGGAGGTGCCTCAGGGACCACCAAGAGGATGGGGCCCTGGGCCTCCGTTCCCACTGTCCTTGGGGTAGCTCTGCGCCTGTTTTACAGGTAGGTGGATTTCTGTGCAAAAGGAccttggaaaggaagaaaaggttctGTGACTAGGGGGTGGGAAGTCGTTAGAAAATTCTCTCTTCTAACTGCCTGTTTGGGAACCTATCCCCCTCCACCATGGCCCCGAGGTCCAGTCCCCCTGTCAGGTCCCCACCTTTCTCATAGAGCTGGGTGCACCTGGGGCAGAGGCTGTAGTCTCCAGACCACTCGACGTCCCAGTTCTTGCCTGGAGTCGCCCCACAGCTCTTACAACGCACACAGGCTGAGCAGATCTGGGGAGCAAGGTGACGTTAGGAGAGAGCCAGACGCTAGGCTGGAGGGATATGAGGGGGTAGGTGGGCCAGGAGGAGGGGTGGCAGCCGACAGGACCCAGATGAGGAAGGACAAGCAAAAAGGGGAGAGACTTGTAGAAGTGTGAGGACACATGAGGAAAACGAAGAGGAGGAGATGAGAAAAACAGGAGGCTGGAGGACTGGGGCAAGGGGCTTGCAAGAAGGAGTGGGGAAGAGTGGAGATGAGGCTGGAGCAGGGGTCCTAGCCAAGGACTGTGAAACCGTGGCAAACAACTCCTTCGTACGAGTTCCGTGTAAGATTTTGAGGAGGAAATATTACGTTTTATCAAATTTTCAAAGGGATTCCCAAACCGCCTCTGTCATGAAAGCCTTGGCCTAGAGCAAGTCCAGGGATGGGGGTGGCATTACTCAGAGCCCCAGTGCAAGGGTGTGGGCCCCGTCTCTTACCCAGTGGCGCCGTTTGCGGGTGGCCCGGGTTGGGTAGCTGGGCCCCAGGCAGGCCGGGTGGTAAGCGTGGCGGCAGCGCTCACACTCCAAGAGGTGCTGTTGGGTGACAGAGAAAAATGGCAATGGGAAACCGTATCGGCACAGGGATGCCCCTCCCCTCCACGCCTCCACCCACCCCAGGCTGGCCCCTGCGCCCAAACCTTGGTGCCTCGGCCTTTGCGCCCACAGACGTGGCAGAACTTGCAGCGGCGGCAGCACCAGGTATCATGGTGCTGAGGCAGGGGCCGCTCGGCCTCGTCCAGGCAGAACGGATGGAAAGGGTCACAGCAGACTTGGCAGAACAccagctgggggcggggggaggaaatGGTGGGCACGGTGTGACATCAGAAGGCCAGGGGATGGGACCCTCTGAGGGCAAGAAATCAGGTGGCAAGGGCCAATGGGGACTTGGGAGTTTGGGAAAACAGGCAGAGATTTCACCTCATGCAGGCCTTTGCTGGCACAGAGCAAGCACACCATCGGCGGTCCCCCTGGCACGGAGGTGAGCACGCTCAGGCCACCCATCAGCCACACGTTCTCCAGGTCACAATCCTCCTGTGGAAAGAGGACATAGGACGAAAGCGCAGCCAGGGACACAAGCTGGACCCGTCCTCAAAGCcctggctcctctgatgcagtcCATCAGTCTCCTCTGACCACAGTCCTCCACGTCATACCTTAAAATCCACACGGACTCGATGCACGCCGTCAGGGGACTTCTGTTTTCCAGTCCAGCCATTGGGAAAAGAAGCAAAGGGACCAGGAGCCAAAGCATCCTACAGGAGGATGGAAGTGGTGGTCGGAAGGCTGCAAGCCCACCTTCTGTAGGTTCCCCGCTGCCTTCTCCCCACACCGCAGGCCGGCCGTACCCCTCAGGGCCTCAACTCTGGCGTGGACAGGCCATGGCACTCAGGTGTACCCGATGCCCTGACTTGCCAGGCAGCTCCTGGAAGACGGGGGCCTTGCCTTACACAGGACCTGGGGGTTCGTGGTGCGGGGCCATGCTGACCTTGTCCAGGCGCCTTCGGGCCTTGAGCTGTACGACAGGCTGCAGGGTGGGTTTGCGAGGGCGGCTCTGCTCCTCAGGCTCTGGCACTGGCAGCTCTAGGCAGGACCCATCAGCAGTGAGGTCCCTTACCTTCCCTGCCCCGTCCACCTCTTCTTCTGCTACCCCGTTCAAGTATCACTCAGACTCCCAAACCTTTCTAACTAACAAAGACCCACTAGAACGAGTCTTAGACCTTGGCCAGTAAACTCCCTGAAAGCCTCACACCTATTCTCTGCTCACCCCAAAGCCCACTCCTCTTCTGCCGCCAGCCACCTTCTCTATCAGACTGACCAGCCGAGGTCTGGCAGCCCCAACCCTTCCACAGACATGCGACTGACTTCTTGGTAGAGGAAGCAATAAGCAACTCGCACCATTCTCTCGGGGGGTCCGACGCCGGGGAGCAGGGGGACCCCCGGGCTCCGAGTCGTCCGAGTCCTCGAAGATATCATAGGAGGGTCGCTGTTTGACGCAGCGCCGGGCTGACTTGCGCTGCAGTAGGAGGGAGTCCTGCTCCTCGGGCCCTGGGGGGGCCACCACCTCCTCCCGGGGCCCCCCAGATCCCGCCCCCCGGCGTAGGCCTGGAGGACCAGGGGAGGCCTCAGGAGATTCATCGGAATCCCAGGGCAACAGCGTCTTCACTATCGTCCGGCCTGTGGGAACAGGGGACTTAGTGGGATTCGAGCTCAGTCAAGGACAGAGGCAAAGTAGGGGTGGAGAAAAGCCAGGAAAAAAGTGGCGCAAAAGCAAACAACCACGGGAGAGGCACAAAAACACATCACAGGGAAGAAAAAAGGACAACAGCAGTAAGCTGCAGATACGGGAGCAGAGGGAAGCAAAGGGGGTTTCCTCGCACCACGCATCTAAGCTAGGTTACCTTTCTTCGCCAGCCGCTCCATCTTCCGAGCCTCTATCTTGTCACACTTCCGGTATCTGGGGAGGGGAGAGGCACGTCACCAGGGTAGGGGACTGGTGGTCTGGGGGGAAAGAGGGAGCTCTCCACAAGAATGCCAGTCCCACTGCTCTGACTGGGCACAAGGGCCGCGGGGGGAGTCTTGGGTGCTGACAACCTCGGTGGGAGCAGAGGCTGTGCCCCAGTTACTCACACGCAGCACTGTTTCTTGGTGTTGGGGCCCCCAAACTTGGGCTTGTCCAGGCAGTTGACACAGGCCCCACAGTCCTGCACGCGCAGGCAGCCCCGGCAGTGCCCACACCGCGCCATCCGCATCTTCTTGCCGTGGTGGGAGGGCAGCGGGCGCCGGGGTGTATGGGCCAGGGTCCCTCCAGACCCCACAGGCTCTGAGTCCCCCCCAGGCCCTGCTGACTCCACCTTTCCCCGCCGGGACCGTGATGGGACACTCTCAGTCTCAGAGGCTGATGACGTATCTGTTGCAGCAGACAGAGAGCAAGGCATAGAGCTACAAAGGCACCGATCCCATTCAATCAGCCCTCTGGCTCCCACTTTCCCACACTGGTCAGGTCCCAAGTGCCCCTAAATAAACCCATTTTAAGATCTTGCACTCCAATCCACTCGTcacctaacccccagtacctgatTTGACTCCCTCTCTCTTAGGCATTCACACCTGCTGCTCACCCCCAAACCTGACCCAGCTGCCAGGACTCCCCACAACATGCCCCCTACCCTCTGTGGCGAGGTCCTGCCGATCCCGGAGAGGGAGGGCACTGAGACGGGGGACGTCTTCGGGGACCATGGCCCGGGCCTGACCCAGAGCCACAGCAGCATGACGGCACACGTGTTTGATGCGGGGACCTTGCACGGGGGACTCGGGGCCCTGGGGGAGGAGAAACCAGGAACACATGTAGGGGGCTGCTGCTTGTGCTCCTCAGCCCTGTTCCTCCAACCAGGCTTCTTTTTAGGGGGGCTCTCCTCCCACTTCATACCGATAGTCTCTCTCTCTTAGCTTCCATCGATTCATCTTCAGACCTGACAGAACCTCTGTCTGGGATCTGCTTGACAGGCCCCACGACCTCCTCCATCTGCCCTCCAGGGCTTGGCTGGGGAAAGGGGCAATAAACAGGGTCAGGGGCTGGGAAGATGGGGGGAGGCAAAAAGTAGGCGGGAAGGgatggggtgagggagggagcacaggaggctgggggtggggcaggactGGCTCTGAGGGCACCCTGCAGTGTCGGAGGGTACCTAGCCGGGCGGGAGGTCACAGGCTTGCAGACAGCCAACGCTGGGTGGACTAGATGCAGGAGCCCGGCCAAAAGCACCATGCTCACCGGCATCGATGACGCCaccttctgctgctgctgctggtcgaTCTTGAAGAGCTGCACCTTGGCTCTCTTGAGGAGGCTGAACATCTTCTCCTCCACCCCAGACAGCGGTAAGGAGCCCAGACCCGGGATCCGAGCCTTTTCCAGTGGTGGCGGCAGCTGTGGCGGTGGCGGCGGCTGCTGTGGCGGTAACGGTGGCAGCTGCTGTGGCTGCTGTGGCTGTGGTGCCTGGGGCAGCAGCTGAGCTTGCAAGGCCTGCGGGGGCTGCTGTAGCTGAGCCTGAGGTGGCTGCCCATTGCTCAGAGCTGGAGCCCCAGGAGGGGGCCCGTCGGCCTTAAGAGGAGTGGCGACCACAGGGGCAAAGCGAGGCAGGCTGAGGTGGTTGGTGCGGCCCACCGCCCGTGGCTCGGGCTCGGCTGGAGAGTCATCAGCAGGAGGCGGCTCTGGCTCAGGGGCTTCAGGAGTCCCAAGAGGAGGAGCAGCGAGCACCGATTCATAGATTTTCCGGTGGGCCTCGCTTGGGGTAAACTGAGGGGCACGAAGGAGCAGGGGCCTTCGGGATGGGGTTAtggtggctgggggagggggaggggccgGGGGAGGGGCCGGAGGCGGCGGTGGCAGCTCCCTGGTCAGCGAGGTCCAGCGAAATGTGGGTTCCCTTAGGATCGACCGTCTCTTCTCAGGGAGTGGGACTGGGGCGGATGGGGGAGTTGGGGCCCGTGGTGGAGATGGGGCTGGTGCTGGTTCCTGAGGGGCCGGTGGGGAGACGGCAACGGGAGGTCGCGGACTAGGTGAGACCTCCACCTTTGGGGGTCTGGGGGGGTCTTCATCCATAAATCGCCGGGGTGTCTTGATCACACGGGAAGAGCGGGCACTCACCACAGGCATGATAAACTGCCGGATATTCTTCAGGAAGGTGGTACTTTTGGGGGCCACAGTGGGACTGTCTTCCGGAGGGCCTCCTGGGGTGGTGCTGGGGGTTGGAGTAGGAAGGGAGGTACCCTCTGGCCCTGCCCGAGCAGCTTCCCGCTCTGCCCGCTGACTGGGAGTCAGGGGAGGACGGCCCCTCTTCCTGGAGCAGGTAGCTGGGACCACAGGAGATGGGGATTCTTCCCGTTCCTCAAGGGCAGGAGACGGAGGAGGGAGTAGTAGGGATGGGGGGGACAGTGGGGATGGCGGTGGGCAAAGTGGGGGTGGAGGAGATGCTGAGGGGGGCGGGAggggtggaggggctggtggggtcAGCGGTGGTGACAGCAGCTTTGCCTCCTCCTTTTCCTGGGCTAGGACCATCTCTTCCTCAACCACAGCTctgtcttccttctcctcctcctcctccttgtctttctctcctttctcttcctcctcttcttcttccttcagtctCTGCTCCTTTTTCCAGCAGGGGTCCCCTTCCTGTCCAGATCCAATTCCTCCTTCAGGGGGTTCCTGCcagctttctctctgttgatCTTGATCCTGACCTGATTCAGAGCCCAAGGATAACTGTCCCATCTTCACTTTTTTGGCTTTTGAAACAAACTTGATCACAAGGGGGAGCCCACCTCGGCCCCGGCCCCTGCCTCCACGGCCTCCTCGCCCAGACTGTCCTCCACGCTTGGGGGTCCCAGGACCTGGGCCTGGTCCCTCCTTGCACTTCCAGCTGCCAGTCCGGTATTTTACTGGAACCACAGGAGGTGGGGGCTCAGGTTTGGGGATTGTCACAGCTGCTTCTGCCACCACTACTGCTGGTGGCTTCTTCCTGCAGGGGCCTGCTGGCCTTCCTGGGGGCCGTCCCCGAGAACGACGGGGGGTGGAGGGCTCGCATGCCCGGTTCCGGGGGACTGGAGGTGCCTGTGCCCGCCGGAGAAGTTCAGTCAGTGCCTGCACCATTCGTTCCGTGCCCTCCTCACCCCGCTTCCGGGCAGGGGTCTTTGGGGGGGTGGGAGCCACATCTGCTAGGCGAGCAGGCAGAACGGGGGTCGTCTTATGCTTGCGGCCCCGGCCTCGGGGGGCTCGACCTAAAAGGAGAATAGGTGTGGGGAGATGGGTCAAGCTGGCCCTGCGACTGAGGAAGGTGCTCCAGGATGGCAGGGACTAAGTCTTACTTGTCTGTTTTCCCCACAGCCCAACCTAGCTCGGGCTCTGAACACAGAATGCAGTGGGGGACCGATGGAGGCTCTAGTGCCACAGGGGAGAGCTGACACTAAGAGCAAGAATGACGTTCCTGTAAAGCTATAGAGGTAGAGTTTCCCCATCACTCACCTCGCTGGGATCGGAGCGCAGAGCGCAGGGAACTGGGGGCCACATCTTCATCTGAATGAAAACCCTGAAACTCCTGATTTAGGGGACCAGGGGTGGAGGGGAGAAACAGCAGTCAGTGCCAAAGCCCTCGTTCCACCTGGGACTCAGGTATCAAGGAATATTTCCAGTTTCCCCCTCAACAAACCTTTGCCTATTTACAAAGGAGTTAAAAGACTGAAAAATCAGAGGGAGTAGAGGCACAGGGTACTGCGAAACCCCCCACCACGGTGCCAGACCACCGCAGCACAGCTGTCAGCGGTTCACTGGCCCAGGATGGGGACAACAGTCTCCTCGGGCCAGGCAGTGGGCACCACACTCATATTCTAACTCAGAGAAAGCTGGGACCCCTGTTTATGCAGTCTCAGGTCAGAGTTTCTTCTGGAGCAAAGATGGAAATGGCTAGTAATCAgagtgggagggggtgggggcgAGATGAGAAGCATCAAATGATTTACTGGATCAGGTGCTCCTCAGAGCCTTCAGGTGGTTCCTAACAGTTGGCCCTAAGTACCACAATCCACACCTTCCTGCTTTAACTAAGAGGCTGGGGGTTCGGTCCTGAGCTGAACCAGGGCGTCCGTCTCAGCCTTCACGCCAGCCCACGGCTGTGAGTGCCCCTTTAACCCACACGCCGGGAGGAAGCCCCCCGCCACTCTACTGTCTCTCCACCCAGTCAGGAGGGGAATTGCGACGCTGGTAAAACCAGGGTTATGTCAGAGGCGACGAGGCCGGGCTGGCAGCCTCCAGGTCAGGGCGCAGGCGACCCTGGGCTGGGTCCACGCTGCTGCTGTCAACCCCCAGAGCTCAGGCGTGCAACCCCCCTGCCTCCCGGCCCAAGCCTTCGCTGCCCTAGCTCTGCCGACCCGCCAGAAGGACCAGCCCAGCACCCTTCCGCAGGACCCGCCTCCGGCCCAAGTGACCGGCTGCAGCCAGGGCTTCTCTCCACTTCCACAGGCCCCTGCCACCAAGAGCTCCGTGCAGCCGACCTCCTGCCCTGCCCGTTCCAAGGACCGCGTCTCCCCGCAGGGGCCCTGAGCACCCCACCTCCCACAACGCCGCACGGGACCACCCCGAGCCCCGGAGCCCCTGGCCTCCGCCCCGCCCGGCGCCGGGGACACCTCCGACCGCCTCACCTCAACGTCGGACTCCCCgtcactgctctcctcctccggCACCCAGCCCCGGCTCGGGCCCcagccccggccccggccccggccccggccccgctGAAGGCGCGGGCCGGCCCACAGGCGGCGGAGCCGGCGCAGGCCCCGGCGGAGCCCCAGCAAACGGAGCAGGGCCGTGTCCTCCCCGGGCTCGGCTCCGCCCGGCCCCGCCGTGCCGCCGCCGCGCCGCAGGGCTACCCGCACTCTCTCCGCCCCGCTGCCCCGTCCGCCGcggcccccgcccccgccgcagCCCCGCGGCCGGCCTGGGAAGCGGCCCCGCGCGGAGCCAGGCCCGGGGCAAccgccgccgcccgccgccgccgccatctTGGCACCGTGAGAGGGGCCGGGGAGGCGGGGGGAGGGGCGGCCCGTGCGCAGgccggggggaggggagggagcggAGGGCGGGGCGGCCGCGGCTACTACAACAACCAGCGCCGCCCCGGGGCCGCGGAGCCGGAGGCTGGGCGGGCCACGCGCGGGGCACCACGGGAGCGGGAGTCCGCGGCCGGCCGGCCGACCGTCACTCAGCCCGCGCAGAGAAGTGCAGACCGCGCGTCGCGGCCGGCTGGGGCGAGGAGCGAGGCGCAGGGGCCTCCGGGAAATGTAGTCCAGCGGCCTCGCTCCTTCCGCCGGGACGAGGAGGCGAAAGCCAGGACCATGGAGTCCCGAGCAGGGCCTGGAAAGCCAGAGCCGGGGCCGCCGGAAGCTGTGGTCCTCGCCCGGACTCCTCCTACTGCTCTTGCCGAGGCAAGTGGCCCGCACGGACTACCACTCCCAGAGTGCAGCAGGCCTCGTGCTGGGAGCCCTGGAGACGCTGGGAAATGGAGTTCGCGACTGCAGGAGGCGTGGGCCGGGGAAGAGGCGGCGGCCAAGGGATGGACTCAGCTCCAGACGCTGCCTGGCGGCCGGTCGGCACGACATGTAGGGAGATTCCGGGAGAGACAGCGCCTGGGGGGCCTTGTGCGCAGGAAGAGGAGGCGGTGGCCGAAAGCAGGGCGGAGCACGCGTCCCTCTGGAGCCTTGGGCCAGACGTGCCCGTGGGCCGTTGCTTGCTGTGAAAGGGGCTGTCACAGCCGCCCAGGGCCTGCTGCGAAGTCTGCCTGGACGCTGAGCCCTCGCAGCCCACTGCCTCCGGGAGAGAACGGGACTGGGACGCCCCGGGAGATGGAGAAGGTGGCCGTCGCGTTGGACAGCGGACGCACGGCCACCAGGGGCCGCTACAGGACAGGGGGCAAAGTCGCCCGCCACCCCACCCGGCGCGCACACACTTGAGTCTGGACTCGGTTTTCTTGTCCTGagaggagggcacaggaaagtcTTTATTGTGGACCCAGCAGAGTTGGCCTTTACTCGTGCAGACTTTCCGGCCCTCACCCAACTCCGGCTTTCTGGCCCAGGCTCCTGCGGCCCGCGGTCGTCCAGGAGAGGGCTCTAGGCGCCCTTCCTGCAGCGCTTCTGCAGCCAAATTCGCTAGACCGCCGCCGCGGTGCCCAGTCAGGAGCCAGGCTGGTCTGCTGGCCCACCTATCGTTCTTTCATTAGATTCTAGACTGAGGCCCAAGAGCTGCAGACACCCCATCAGGTAGTGGAGGAAGGGGGGCTGCAGGGAGAGGGCGAGGCCCGGGATGGCCTGGAAGAGGAGGAATAGAGGAAGGTGGAGCGAATGGTCCATCCTGGTGGGAGCTGGCTGGGCGAGTGGCCGCGCATGTGAGCCTGCATGGAGGCCAGGCTGGGGCAGCCGGCCAGACACAGAGGGCAGCGGTAGGGCGCAGCCCCATGGGTCCGAAGATGCTTGGTCATGGCAGAGAAGTCCCGGGAGCGCTGAGGGCAGAGGCTACAGGAGAATGGTTTCTCACCTAGGACGGACAGAGGGGGAGCCCAGTGGAGAAGGGAAGACGGATGAAGGCTGGTCAAGCTACGCCATGCAGAAGCGGATGAGGGAGCCAGCAAACTGAAGTTGGGAAGGAAGCAGGCAACTCATGCAGGGCTGGATGCCCCTACCTGTGTGGACTCGGTAGTGTGTCTCCATCTGATGCTTGAGTGAAAACCTCTTTCCACAGACAGAGCAAGAATAGGGCCGAACGCGAGCAGGAGGGGGCGGGGGAGGATGTTGGTGAGATACGCGGCCCGCTTTGCCATTATGACCCACAGAGGTTGCAGTCGAGCCTGCGGGGACAGGAGTCAAAGGAGGGTGAGGCAGGGCACCCAGGCTGGGTCACAGGAACACCCAGGTAAAACATCAGGGGCTACAGCGGAGCTTAAGCCAAAGCACCCCCACCCTGTTCACCAGTGTGGTCCTGATCAGATGCTTCCATCTCCCCAGGGCTGAGCCgtgtgtgtgtgggggcgggggggggtcctGGGGGAGGGAATCTGGAAGGAGCAGAGTGAGGTGGGGGCCCTGCTGAGACTGGACTCTTAGAGCCTCTGCCCTGCCCGAGGAGAAACCACGTTATAGCATGTGTGCAGTGCAGTGAGGGGCTTACCTGGGGTGGGGCTGGAGGAGGCCAATAGgttctggctccagagcccttTCTGGAGGTTCAGGGGCAGTGGGATCCTAGGAGGGGTGTGGGGGAAGAGTTACAGCCCTGGCAAAACCTGAAAGCCTCGCCATCCCTGGTCTCTTCCTGGGGAGAGAGGTGTCCTAGGACTTTCTCAGGGGCGGAGCTCTGAGCTTCCTGTCTCATCCCCTGCTCAGGAAATGTATAGAAGATATAAGAGGTGTGGTGCCCTTCCACCCATCACCTCTGCCTCTCCTAAGCCACTCCCTCCCGGCTCCTGAGACCTCCACTAAGCCCTTCACTCACCTCTGGTCCTGAGGCCAGACCTCCTGCCGGGATCCGGTGATGGGGGTGATGGGGGTGCTGGGGGAGAAGGGAGTGCCATATCTGGGCGGCAACAGCAGGATGCTCTGCAGGGCAGGCTGGCCCTCCCCCAACCAGGGGGCCTCAGCCCACCAGGGCCTGGGGACGATGCTGGCTTGGAGGGAACCTGGTTGGGGAAGGGGGCTAGGGGACTCCCACAGACTTTCCTCAGAGCCCCCTGGACTCTCCCTCAACCACACGACAGCTCCTGGCTTCCCATCTTCTTCCCCGTGGCCAACAGAGGATTGGCTGAGTTTCTCCTTTGATCTCATTTGTTTCCCATGACCCTCTCGCTTTGCCCCTGTCACCTCATGGCTCTCTCCTGGTGGCCAGTGCTTGTGCCGTGgttcctgttctctcccaccagCTCTGAAAAACTCTGGCCTCTGCTTCTCTCCAGGGCCCCCCAGTTCCCTCTCAGAATCCCTTAGGGGTTTTTCTGGCTCCTCCTGATGTTTCTTCGGCCCTGGTTCCTGCTCCTCATTAGTCCTGTCCCTTCGAGCCCTTCTGCATGCTTCTTCCAGGGCCTGGACCCCCAGGGCTCTGGCCGCCTCCTCAAGGGCTCCCA from Loxodonta africana isolate mLoxAfr1 chromosome 11, mLoxAfr1.hap2, whole genome shotgun sequence includes these protein-coding regions:
- the KMT2B gene encoding histone-lysine N-methyltransferase 2B, yielding MAAAAGGGGCPGPGSARGRFPGRPRGCGGGGGRGGRGSGAERVRVALRRGGGTAGPGGAEPGEDTALLRLLGLRRGLRRLRRLWAGPRLQRGRGRGRGRGWGPSRGWVPEEESSDGESDVEEFQGFHSDEDVAPSSLRSALRSQRGRAPRGRGRKHKTTPVLPARLADVAPTPPKTPARKRGEEGTERMVQALTELLRRAQAPPVPRNRACEPSTPRRSRGRPPGRPAGPCRKKPPAVVVAEAAVTIPKPEPPPPVVPVKYRTGSWKCKEGPGPGPGTPKRGGQSGRGGRGGRGRGRGGLPLVIKFVSKAKKVKMGQLSLGSESGQDQDQQRESWQEPPEGGIGSGQEGDPCWKKEQRLKEEEEEEEKGEKDKEEEEEKEDRAVVEEEMVLAQEKEEAKLLSPPLTPPAPPPLPPPSASPPPPLCPPPSPLSPPSLLLPPPSPALEEREESPSPVVPATCSRKRGRPPLTPSQRAEREAARAGPEGTSLPTPTPSTTPGGPPEDSPTVAPKSTTFLKNIRQFIMPVVSARSSRVIKTPRRFMDEDPPRPPKVEVSPSPRPPVAVSPPAPQEPAPAPSPPRAPTPPSAPVPLPEKRRSILREPTFRWTSLTRELPPPPPAPPPAPPPPPATITPSRRPLLLRAPQFTPSEAHRKIYESVLAAPPLGTPEAPEPEPPPADDSPAEPEPRAVGRTNHLSLPRFAPVVATPLKADGPPPGAPALSNGQPPQAQLQQPPQALQAQLLPQAPQPQQPQQLPPLPPQQPPPPPQLPPPLEKARIPGLGSLPLSGVEEKMFSLLKRAKVQLFKIDQQQQQKVASSMPPSPGGQMEEVVGPVKQIPDRGSVRSEDESMEAKRERLSGPESPVQGPRIKHVCRHAAVALGQARAMVPEDVPRLSALPLRDRQDLATEDTSSASETESVPSRSRRGKVESAGPGGDSEPVGSGGTLAHTPRRPLPSHHGKKMRMARCGHCRGCLRVQDCGACVNCLDKPKFGGPNTKKQCCVYRKCDKIEARKMERLAKKGRTIVKTLLPWDSDESPEASPGPPGLRRGAGSGGPREEVVAPPGPEEQDSLLLQRKSARRCVKQRPSYDIFEDSDDSEPGGPPAPRRRTPRENELPVPEPEEQSRPRKPTLQPVVQLKARRRLDKDALAPGPFASFPNGWTGKQKSPDGVHRVRVDFKEDCDLENVWLMGGLSVLTSVPGGPPMVCLLCASKGLHELVFCQVCCDPFHPFCLDEAERPLPQHHDTWCCRRCKFCHVCGRKGRGTKHLLECERCRHAYHPACLGPSYPTRATRKRRHWICSACVRCKSCGATPGKNWDVEWSGDYSLCPRCTQLYEKGNYCPICTRCYEDNDYESKMMQCAQCDHWVHAKCEGLSDEDYEILSGLPDSVLYTCGPCAGATHPRWREALHGALRGGLRQVLQGLLSSKVAGPLLLCTQCGQDGKQRHPGPCGLQAVSQRFEEGHYKSVHSFMEDMVGILMRHSEEGETPERRAGSQMKGLLLKLLESAFGWFDAHDPKYWRRSTRLPNGVLPNAVLPPSLDHVYAQWRQQEPETPESGQPPGGPSAAFQGKDAAAFSHLEDPRQCALCLKFGDADSKEAGRLLYIGQNEWTHVNCAIWSAEVFEENDGSLKNVHAAVARGRQMRCELCLKPGATVGCCLSSCLSNFHFMCARASDCIFQDDKKVFCQKHTDLLDGKEIVTPDGFDVLRRVYVDFEGINFKRKFLTGLEPDAINVLIGSIRIDSLGTLSDLSDCEGRLFPIGYQCSRLYWSTVDARRRCWYRCRILEYRPWGPQEEPVHLEAAEENQTIVHSPTPSSEPQDHETPPADTDTLTPGAPDHHSLVQNLDPPLRSDPSSALPLAPRSFSGARIKVPNYSPSRRPLGGVSFGPLPSPGSPSSLTHHIPTVGDPDFPAPPRRSRRPSPLTPRLPPSRRASSPLRISPQLRVPPPTSVITALTPTSGELAPPGPATSPPPPTEDLGPDFEDMEVVSGLSAADLDFAASLLGTEPFQEEIVAAGAVGGSHGGLGDSSEEEAGPNTHYVHFPVTVVSGPALAPGALPGTPRIDQLDGVDDGTDSEAEAVQQPRGQGPPPSGPGVGRAGVIRAAGDRARPPEDLPSEIVDFVLKNLGGPGEGGAGPREEPLPPPPPLANGSQPPQGLPPSPADPTRTFAWLPGAPGVRVLSLGPAPEPPKPATSKIILVNKLGQVFVKMAGEGEPVPSPVKQPPLPPPIPSTPPTSWTLPPGPLLSVLPVVGVGVVRPAPPPPPPPLTLVLSSGPPSPPRQAIRIKRVSTFSGRSPSAPPPSKTPRLDDGGESLESTPQLPGLSSSGFSRVRMKTPTVRGVFDLDDPGEPTGEESPGPLQERPSLLPPPDSGPPRVPDGPPDLLLDSQWHHYSGEASSSEEEPPSPEDKENQAPKRAGPHLRFEISSEDGFSVEAESLEGAWRTLIEKVQEARGHARLRHLSFSGMSGARLLGIHHDAVIFLAEQLPGAQRCQHYKFRYHQQGEGQEEPPLNPHGAARAEVYLRKCTFDMFNFLASQHRVLPEGATCDEEEDEVQLRSTRRATSLELPMAMRFRHLKKTSKEAVGVYRSAIHGRGLFCKRNIDAGEMVIEYSGIVIRSVLTDKREKFYDGKGIGCYMFRMDDFDVVDATMHGNAARFINHSCEPNCFSRVIHVEGQKHIVIFALRRILRGEELTYDYKFPIEDASNKLPCNCGAKRCRRFLN